One genomic segment of Scomber japonicus isolate fScoJap1 chromosome 23, fScoJap1.pri, whole genome shotgun sequence includes these proteins:
- the cnot4b gene encoding CCR4-NOT transcription complex subunit 4 produces the protein MSRSPEVKDDSMECPLCMEPLEIDDVNFFPCTCGYQICRFCWHRIRTDENGLCPACRKPYPEDPAVYKPLSQEELQKIKNEKKQKQNEKKQKITENRKHLASVRVVQRNLVFVVGLSQRLADPEVLKRPEYFGKFGKIHKVVINNSTSYAGSQGPSASAYVTYIRSEDALRAIQCVNNVVVDGRTLKASLGTTKYCSYFLKSMQCPKPDCMYLHELGDEAASFTKEEMQAGKHQEYEQKLLQDLYKMNPAYLAVSGDKPKGKANSLQRSNSSSKDGWLSSSQMTNGLSSDHRKSPPLDGSDSEHLTPEGPEPDLSLGPVRTLSPFSSNCDLASPSDKLPDIISIGDGETSQLLPGSDSPSPPPGLSKPNLVVPISVTCHTARSLFEGVATESQSLFSDNSNFRHPNPLPSGLSGFPTSSHSNADWPTAPEPQSLFTSDTIPVSSSTDWQAAFGFGSSKQQQDDDLGFDPFDITRKALADLIEKELSVDDSFTSPLSPGSFPHRARGPLLNSLPNKGFGPPGGLPLPNHPPPNSGLSHHYSHLQHPQRGGYSSFNFPSQPPSSCSSSCSSTSTSYPSASRQPWMGSGSASSHSNFVNLNHTVSPAVSSHSSFLDLTVLPGPHNTGLGGIPITENSSSVENLNVKEWQDGLRALLPNININFGGLPNSSSSSSSSSSSSSINHTGAPGGSGSVSHSLCWEGRASWMDPAIITGIPASSGNSLDFLQDDNPPHWLKSLQSLTEMDTPASHSGPYGSQQPPHRPSWAHYPAPTSQFHSPPPGFQTAFRPPTQTQTDLLQSAAINRH, from the exons ATGTCCCGGAGCCCCGAGGTGAAGGACGACTCGATGGAGTGCCCGCTGTGTATGGAACCACTGGAGATCGATGACGTCAACTTTTTCCCCTGCACCTGTGGATACCAGATCTGCCGCTTCTGCTGGCATCGAATCAGGACAGATGAGAACGGTCTCTGTCCCGCCTGCAGAAAG cccTATCCAGAAGACCCTGCCGTGTACAAGCCGCTGTCACAGGAGGAACTGCAGAAGATCAAGAACgagaagaagcagaaacagaacgagaagaagcagaagatcACAGAGAACCGCAAACATCTGGCCAGCGTCCGAGTGGTGCAGAGGAACCTGGTGTTTGTAGTGGGGCTGTCCCAAAGGCTGGCTGACCCtgag GTTTTAAAGAGGCCAGAATATTTTGGGAAGTTTGGGAAGATTCACAAAGTAGTGATCAACAACAGCACATCATATGCTGGTTCACAG GGGCCTAGTGCCAGTGCCTATGTCACATATATTCGCTCTGAAGATGCTCTCAGAGCGATCCAGTGTGTCAACAATGTAGTGGTAGATGGCAGAACACTGAAG gCTTCTTTAGGAACAACAAAATACTGCAGTTACTTTTTAAAGAGCATGCAATGCCCCAAACCAGACTGCATGTATCTACACGAGCTCGGGGATGAAGCTGCTAGTTTTACAAAAGAGGAGATGCAG GCAGGAAAGCATCAAGAGTATGAACAGAAACTGCTACAAGATCTTTACAAAATGAACCCGGCATACCTAGCTGTGTCAGGAGACAAACCAAAGGGCAAAGCCAATTCTTTACAGAG ATCCAACAGCTCCAGTAAAGATGGCTGGCTGTCGTCAAGTCAGATGACCAATGGTCTGTCATCAGACCACAGGAAGAGTCCACCCCTAGACGGGTCTGACTCTGAACACTTGACCCCTGAGGGGCCCGAACCTGACCTTAGCCTTGGCCCTGTACGGACCCTCTCCCCATTCTCTTCAAACTGTGACCTTGCTAG cccCAGCGACAAACTGCCAGACATCATCAGTATAGGTGACGGTGAAACCTCTCAACTG CTCCCAGGCAGTGACTCTCCATCACCCCCTCCTGGCCTCAGTAAGCCAAACCTGGTGGTTCCCATCAGTGTCACTTGTCACACAGCTCGCTCTCTTTTTGAGGGAGTTGCCACAGAGTCCCAGTCACTGTTCTCAGACAACAGTAACTTCAGGCATCCTAACCCCCTCCCCAGTGGACTGAGCGGCTTCCCCACATCCTCACACAGCAACGCCGACTGGCCCACAGCACCAGAACCACAGAGCCTCTTCACCTCAG atacCATCCCAGTGTCGTCGTCCACAGACTGGCAGGCAGCATTTGGCTTCGGCTCgtccaaacagcagcaggaCGATGACCTGGGCTTCGACCCCTTCGACATCACCCGTAAAGCTCTGGCTGATCTCATCGAGAAGGAGCTCTCTGTGGATGACAGCTTCACCTCGCCTCTGTCCCCTGGCTCCTTCCCCCACAGGGCCCGTGGACCCCTGTTAAACTCCTTACCTAATAAAGGCTTTGGCCCCCCAGGAGGGCTCCCACTCCCCAACCACCCCCCACCCAACAGCGGCCTCTCTCATCACTACTCCCATCTTCAGCACCCTCAACGTGGAGGCTACAGCTCCTTCAACTTTCCCTCTCAACCTCCATCATCTTGttcatcctcctgctcttccaCCTCCACTTCCTACCCCTCAGCATCTCGTCAGCCCTGGATGGGTTCCGGCTCCGCATCCTCACACAGTAACTTTGTGAATTTGAACCACACAGTTAGTCCAGCAGTCTCCTCACACAGCAGCTTCTTGGACTTGACGGTACTGCCAGGACCTCACAATACTGGGCTAGGAGGAATCCCCATCACAG AAAACAGCAGTAGTGTAGAGAATCTAAATGTGAAAGAGTGGCAGGATGGCCTCAGAGCACTCTTAcccaacatcaacatcaacttTGGAGGACTGCCCaactcctcatcttcctcatcgtcatcctcttcctcatccagCATCAACCACACAGGGGCACCGGGGGGTTCTGGGAGTGTTTCTCACAGCCTGTGTTGGGAAGGCAGAGCCAGCTGGATGGACCCTGCCATCATCACAG GAATCCCAGCCTCCAGTGGGAACAGTCTGGACTTTCTTCAGGATGACAACCCTCCACATTGGCTCAAGTCCTTACAGTCGCTCACAGAGATGGACACCCCCGCCTCACACAGTGGCCCCTACGGTAGCCAGCAGCCCCCCCACAGACCCAGCTGGGCCCACTACCCGGCCCCCACCAGCCAGTTCCACTCCCCACCACCAGGCTTCCAGACGGCCTTCAGACCCCCAACACAGACCCAGACAGATCTGTTACAAAGCGCCGCCATCAACCGCCACTAG